From a region of the Corallococcus coralloides DSM 2259 genome:
- a CDS encoding lipase family protein: MPHPDAQTALEMLEYCRFAYKAYAQGCVYPMDPFYESHGAGMWQGARDRVLAQVHKLLGSEADIHKFDPIEYDLRTPPNPRSGVVYRGGTGASPYILFQPRELDRSISFSKGVDLEGEDIPIKVQEFFGERTLLGLEHSEASGSKRCCYFQGKTGMTQTHPTAGWPSWMGAAIYDPDLERLTVVFRGSRSGSGGRALGQALVNSAGSPDWVTDMNHLKEVRVGRFSNAKLSAGFWYAYASCQESLAAACLEAMHGRVPREIIFTGHSLGGALAQCAYLDLAGGELLEKVYAKIKNRVRVCCYAISAPPVVLGEKSREKLELHIGGPAQVFHYFSPYDAVHNSKKVKTSGVTAVNSVVGVFTHPLTSPCHLGQEIPLKDCTLAFPDAHEPEEVRKGLVGLIRKESHMGLPADPGFWPTFDFNPTGAWGASVRPGGDWAAEALAAHLKIALITSVSEERARVRARLWADVVKGSGKKKADYEIVDDTDGASFDAFADACGLVSELSNPFTDNRSRNKTQLRALRNEMIKSYQGASGHKASSSVYFVMLQYLTAAQYGLDIV, encoded by the coding sequence ATGCCTCACCCCGATGCCCAGACGGCGCTGGAGATGCTGGAGTACTGCCGCTTCGCCTACAAGGCGTACGCCCAGGGCTGTGTCTATCCGATGGATCCGTTCTACGAATCCCACGGGGCCGGGATGTGGCAGGGCGCGAGGGATCGCGTCCTGGCCCAGGTGCACAAACTGCTCGGCAGCGAAGCGGACATCCACAAGTTCGATCCCATCGAATACGACCTGAGGACTCCGCCGAACCCCCGGAGCGGAGTCGTGTATCGGGGCGGCACGGGAGCCTCTCCGTACATCCTGTTCCAGCCGAGGGAGCTGGACCGCTCCATCTCCTTCTCGAAGGGCGTGGACCTGGAAGGGGAGGACATCCCCATCAAGGTCCAGGAGTTCTTCGGAGAGCGGACGCTGCTGGGCCTGGAGCACTCCGAGGCGAGCGGCTCGAAGCGGTGCTGCTACTTCCAGGGCAAGACGGGGATGACGCAGACGCACCCCACGGCGGGCTGGCCCAGCTGGATGGGGGCCGCCATCTACGACCCCGACCTCGAGCGGCTGACGGTGGTCTTTCGCGGCAGCCGGAGCGGAAGCGGCGGACGCGCGCTGGGGCAGGCGCTGGTCAACAGCGCGGGCAGCCCGGACTGGGTCACCGACATGAACCACCTGAAGGAGGTGAGGGTCGGACGGTTCAGCAACGCGAAGCTCTCCGCGGGCTTCTGGTACGCCTACGCGAGCTGCCAGGAATCCCTGGCGGCGGCCTGCCTGGAGGCGATGCACGGCCGCGTTCCGCGGGAGATCATCTTTACCGGCCACAGCCTGGGCGGCGCGCTCGCGCAGTGCGCGTATCTGGACCTGGCGGGTGGCGAGCTCCTGGAGAAGGTCTACGCGAAGATCAAGAACCGGGTGCGCGTCTGCTGCTACGCCATCTCCGCTCCGCCCGTCGTGCTGGGGGAGAAGTCGCGGGAGAAGCTGGAGCTGCACATCGGCGGGCCCGCGCAGGTGTTCCACTACTTCTCGCCGTACGACGCCGTGCACAACAGCAAGAAGGTGAAGACCTCCGGGGTGACGGCCGTGAACTCGGTCGTGGGCGTGTTCACGCATCCGCTCACGTCACCGTGTCATCTGGGGCAGGAGATTCCCCTGAAGGACTGCACGCTGGCCTTCCCGGACGCGCACGAGCCCGAGGAGGTGCGCAAGGGGCTGGTCGGGCTCATCCGGAAGGAGAGCCACATGGGCCTGCCCGCGGACCCGGGCTTCTGGCCCACGTTCGACTTCAATCCCACCGGGGCCTGGGGCGCGTCGGTGCGGCCGGGTGGGGATTGGGCCGCGGAGGCGCTCGCGGCGCACCTGAAGATCGCGCTCATCACCAGCGTCTCCGAAGAGCGGGCGCGGGTGCGCGCGCGGCTCTGGGCGGACGTGGTCAAGGGCAGTGGGAAGAAGAAGGCCGACTACGAGATCGTGGACGACACGGATGGGGCCTCGTTCGATGCCTTCGCCGATGCGTGTGGCCTGGTGTCGGAGCTGAGCAATCCCTTCACGGACAACCGCTCACGGAACAAGACGCAGCTGCGGGCCCTGCGCAACGAGATGATCAAATCCTACCAGGGGGCCTCGGGCCACAAGGCCTCCTCGAGCGTCTACTTCGTGATGCTCCAGTACCTGACCGCCGCGCAGTACGGCCTGGATATCGTTTGA
- a CDS encoding alpha/beta fold hydrolase: protein MKRLKVPGGEMAWHEEGQGTPVVLVHGTPSSSREWRDVARRLSPSYRVLAPEHLGFGDSERPGDWRTYSLPWHVENLRAWFDQMALGPFHLVVHDFGGPIALPLAIAAPERVLSLTVVQSWLWDLKGPNVDNALMRWLYLSWNFSARTLVKMSWGRRTKLTRELHQSFMSRFPDRASRMGTWGFARSISHEGPWMDEQGQGLGRLADIPSLIVWGKADTLVKPEHLSRWRQALPRARVLELEDVGHFPQLEAPDAVGTALQERLLGS, encoded by the coding sequence ATGAAGCGGTTGAAGGTTCCAGGCGGTGAGATGGCGTGGCATGAGGAAGGGCAGGGCACGCCGGTGGTGCTGGTGCACGGCACGCCTTCGTCGTCGCGCGAGTGGCGGGACGTGGCCCGGCGGCTCTCGCCGTCATACCGCGTGCTCGCCCCAGAGCACCTGGGCTTCGGCGACAGCGAACGGCCCGGGGACTGGCGCACCTATTCGCTGCCCTGGCACGTGGAGAACCTGCGCGCGTGGTTCGACCAGATGGCGCTGGGGCCGTTCCACCTGGTGGTGCATGACTTTGGCGGGCCCATCGCGCTGCCGCTCGCCATCGCGGCGCCGGAGCGGGTGCTGAGCCTCACCGTGGTGCAGAGCTGGCTGTGGGACCTGAAGGGCCCCAATGTCGACAATGCGCTGATGCGATGGCTGTATCTGTCCTGGAACTTCTCCGCGCGGACGCTGGTGAAGATGTCCTGGGGGCGCCGCACGAAGCTGACGCGGGAGTTGCACCAGTCGTTCATGTCTCGGTTTCCGGACCGGGCGTCACGGATGGGCACCTGGGGCTTCGCGCGCTCCATCTCCCACGAAGGCCCGTGGATGGATGAACAGGGGCAGGGCCTGGGCCGGCTCGCGGACATTCCCTCGCTGATTGTCTGGGGCAAGGCAGACACGCTCGTGAAGCCCGAGCACCTGTCGCGGTGGAGGCAGGCGCTGCCCCGGGCGCGAGTGCTGGAGCTGGAGGACGTGGGGCACTTCCCGCAGCTGGAGGCACCCGATGCAGTGGGTACCGCGCTTCAGGAGCGCCTGCTCGGTTCGTGA
- a CDS encoding MetQ/NlpA family ABC transporter substrate-binding protein, translated as MRTSFRVLSASLLFLATSLLGACKPASSETRPLKVGVNPVPHGEILRVAAKVAEREGVRVEVVEFTDYIQPNLALADGQLDANYFQHEPYLERFAGERHLALKSVGAVHLEPLALYSLRFRQLAELPEGAKLSLPADPSNAARALHLLAKQGLLTLREGAGAGATLQDVVGNPRKLDLKEIDAEQQPRTLEDVDGAVINGNYFLEAQKQLRLDAHVLARESATRNPHANVLAVRTGDEARPEIRALVKALQSDEVRRYIDATYGGAVIPAF; from the coding sequence ATGCGCACTTCCTTCCGAGTCCTGTCCGCTTCCCTCCTGTTCCTCGCGACGTCCTTGCTGGGAGCGTGCAAGCCCGCATCGTCCGAAACCCGTCCCCTGAAGGTCGGCGTCAATCCCGTGCCCCACGGAGAAATCCTCCGCGTCGCCGCGAAGGTCGCGGAGCGCGAGGGCGTGCGGGTGGAGGTGGTGGAGTTCACTGACTACATCCAACCGAACCTCGCGCTGGCGGACGGCCAACTCGACGCCAACTACTTCCAGCACGAGCCCTACCTGGAGCGCTTCGCCGGGGAGCGCCACCTCGCGTTGAAGAGCGTGGGCGCGGTGCACCTGGAGCCGCTGGCGCTCTACTCCCTCCGGTTCCGGCAGCTCGCGGAGCTTCCCGAGGGCGCGAAGCTCAGCCTGCCCGCGGACCCCAGCAATGCCGCTCGCGCCCTGCACCTGCTCGCGAAGCAGGGGCTGCTGACCCTGCGTGAAGGCGCGGGAGCGGGCGCCACGCTCCAGGACGTGGTGGGCAATCCGCGCAAGCTGGACCTGAAGGAGATCGACGCCGAGCAGCAGCCCCGCACGCTGGAGGACGTGGACGGCGCCGTCATCAACGGGAACTACTTCCTGGAGGCCCAGAAGCAGCTGCGCCTGGACGCCCATGTCCTGGCGCGGGAGTCCGCGACGCGCAATCCGCATGCGAACGTGCTCGCGGTCCGGACGGGAGACGAAGCCCGTCCGGAGATCCGCGCGTTGGTGAAGGCGCTCCAGTCCGACGAGGTGCGCCGCTACATCGACGCCACCTACGGCGGCGCCGTCATCCCTGCCTTCTGA
- a CDS encoding PLP-dependent aminotransferase family protein, with translation MGARAQSLKLYESVAERLKDAIAAGTLRPGERLPSVRQLSARERVSVSTVLQAYLHLESQGLIETRPQSGHYVRERERLRLAEPPVSRPPASATPVTVSDLVSHLYRSSRDPRVVQLGTAWPAPELLPTRRLSRELGLLARERQAEGVMYDVPPGSKLLRQQLAKRSLEWGCALGADDFVTTSGASEAVHLCLVAAARKGDTIAIESPAYYGTLLAIESLGLKALEIPCHPRHGMELDALEAALERRRVSAVLVVPSFSNPVGSCMPEANRRRLVELVTTHDVPLIEDDIYGDLHFGPERPRPCKTFDTRGQVLLCGSFSKTIAPGFRVGYVAPGRFRERVELLKFAHTVASPLLTQEAVARFLENGGYDRHLRALRRNLASQVEHVARAVAEHFPPGTRVALPSGGLLLWVQLPPSVDAHALNARALETGISIAPGSIFSARPDSYRNFVRLSCGQPWTPRIEAAVATLGSLASGLASASRR, from the coding sequence ATGGGCGCACGTGCGCAATCCCTGAAGCTCTACGAGAGCGTGGCGGAGCGGCTGAAGGATGCCATCGCCGCGGGCACGCTCCGCCCCGGTGAGCGGCTGCCCTCCGTGCGGCAGCTGAGCGCCCGGGAGCGGGTGAGCGTCTCCACCGTGCTCCAGGCCTATCTGCATCTGGAATCCCAGGGGCTCATCGAGACGCGGCCCCAGTCCGGCCACTACGTGCGCGAACGGGAGCGGCTGCGCCTCGCCGAGCCTCCGGTATCCCGGCCGCCCGCTTCCGCGACGCCTGTCACCGTCAGCGACCTGGTGTCGCATCTGTACCGCTCGTCCCGCGACCCGCGCGTCGTGCAGCTGGGCACCGCGTGGCCGGCGCCGGAGCTGCTTCCCACGCGGCGCCTGTCCCGGGAGCTGGGATTGCTCGCGCGGGAGCGGCAGGCCGAGGGCGTGATGTACGACGTGCCTCCCGGTTCGAAGCTGCTGCGACAGCAGCTGGCGAAGCGCTCGCTGGAGTGGGGCTGCGCGCTGGGGGCCGATGACTTCGTCACCACCAGCGGGGCCTCCGAAGCGGTGCACCTGTGCCTCGTCGCGGCCGCGCGCAAGGGCGACACCATCGCCATCGAGTCTCCCGCCTACTACGGCACGCTGCTCGCCATCGAATCGCTGGGGCTCAAGGCGCTGGAGATTCCCTGCCACCCCCGCCATGGCATGGAGCTGGACGCGCTGGAGGCCGCGCTGGAGCGGCGGCGCGTGTCCGCGGTGCTCGTGGTCCCCAGCTTCAGCAACCCGGTGGGCAGCTGCATGCCGGAGGCAAACCGGCGCCGGCTGGTGGAGCTGGTGACCACGCACGACGTGCCGCTCATCGAAGACGACATCTACGGTGACCTGCACTTCGGCCCGGAGCGTCCCCGTCCCTGCAAGACCTTCGATACGCGCGGCCAGGTGCTGCTGTGTGGTTCGTTTTCAAAGACAATCGCCCCGGGCTTCCGCGTGGGCTACGTGGCCCCGGGCCGGTTCCGGGAGCGCGTGGAGCTGCTCAAGTTCGCGCACACCGTGGCGTCGCCGCTGCTGACCCAGGAGGCGGTCGCGCGCTTCCTGGAGAACGGCGGCTATGACAGACATCTGCGCGCCCTGCGCCGCAACCTCGCCTCGCAGGTGGAGCACGTGGCCCGCGCCGTCGCCGAGCACTTTCCCCCGGGCACGCGCGTGGCCCTGCCCTCCGGAGGGCTGCTGCTCTGGGTGCAGCTGCCTCCCTCGGTGGATGCCCACGCGCTCAATGCGCGGGCACTGGAGACGGGCATCAGCATCGCGCCTGGGTCCATCTTCTCCGCGCGGCCGGACTCCTACCGGAACTTCGTCCGGCTGAGCTGTGGCCAGCCCTGGACGCCGCGCATCGAGGCCGCTGTCGCCACGCTGGGGAGCCTTGCCTCCGGACTTGCTAGCGCGTCGCGACGATGA
- a CDS encoding S8 family serine peptidase: MKLKLTQAVSAISLLAAACGPMPEGPESDSEQIGHTAQMIRRERAIPNEYIVVLRDSTQEVRQQGAANIARELVSLTSGRVLRTYEHSIHGFLANMTEAEARRLLSDPRVAYVQENGLIHVSATQTGATWGIDRIDQRDLPRNSSYTYNVDGTGVHAYVIDTGIRQTHTEFTGRIGNGYDFIDNDSDPSDCHGHGTHVSGTVGGTTWGVAKKVTLHGVRVLDCTGYGNDAQVIGGIDWVAANHVKPAVANMSLGDVGIQAIDDATERLIAAGVTTVVAAGNDSANACNYSPARTPNAITVGSTTSSDGRSSFSNYGTCVDIFAPGSSITSASNSGNSSSTSMSGTSMASPHVAGAAALYLSANPSATPAQVRDALVNNATPNKVTSPGTGSPNKLLYTLFITGGGGSDTTPPTTSITSPAGGATLSGTASLSASATDNVGVSRVEFYAGTALLGTATASPYSISWNTATVANGTYALTTKAYDAANNVGTSSTVSVTVNNGTGSCSITEQLLVNAGFESGNTGWTTSSGVIDGTTSGSAPRTGTYKAYMNGYGTTRTEFAYQDVTIPASACSATFTFWARITSSETTTTTAYDKLAVQVRNSAGTVLATLATYSNLDKGTAYVQRTFDLAAYKGQTVRIYFNGTEDSSLATSFFIDDTALTVVR, translated from the coding sequence ATGAAACTGAAACTGACCCAGGCGGTGAGCGCCATCTCCCTTCTGGCCGCGGCGTGCGGCCCGATGCCGGAGGGCCCGGAGTCCGACAGCGAGCAGATCGGTCACACGGCTCAGATGATCCGCCGCGAGCGGGCCATCCCCAACGAGTACATCGTCGTCCTGCGCGACTCGACGCAGGAGGTCCGGCAGCAAGGCGCGGCGAACATCGCCCGGGAGCTGGTGTCCCTCACCAGCGGCCGGGTGCTGCGGACCTATGAGCACTCCATCCACGGCTTCCTGGCGAACATGACCGAGGCCGAGGCCCGCCGCCTCCTGTCCGACCCGCGCGTGGCGTACGTGCAGGAGAACGGCCTCATCCACGTGTCCGCGACGCAGACCGGCGCGACGTGGGGCATCGACCGCATCGACCAGCGGGACCTGCCGCGCAACAGCTCCTACACGTACAACGTCGACGGCACCGGCGTGCACGCGTACGTCATCGACACCGGCATCCGGCAGACCCACACCGAGTTCACCGGACGCATCGGCAACGGCTACGACTTCATCGACAACGACAGCGACCCGTCCGACTGCCATGGCCACGGCACGCACGTGTCGGGCACGGTGGGCGGCACGACCTGGGGCGTGGCGAAGAAGGTCACCCTCCACGGCGTGCGCGTGCTGGACTGCACGGGCTACGGCAACGACGCGCAGGTCATTGGCGGTATCGACTGGGTGGCGGCCAACCACGTCAAGCCCGCGGTCGCCAACATGAGCCTGGGCGATGTCGGCATCCAGGCCATCGACGACGCAACGGAGCGGTTGATCGCCGCGGGCGTCACCACGGTGGTCGCCGCCGGCAACGACAGCGCCAACGCCTGCAACTACTCGCCGGCCCGCACGCCCAACGCCATCACCGTGGGCTCCACCACCAGCAGCGACGGCCGTTCGTCGTTCTCCAACTACGGGACGTGCGTGGACATCTTCGCGCCGGGCTCGAGCATCACCTCCGCGTCGAACTCCGGCAACTCGTCCAGCACGTCCATGAGCGGCACGTCCATGGCGTCGCCGCACGTGGCTGGCGCCGCGGCGCTCTACCTGAGCGCCAACCCCAGCGCGACGCCCGCGCAGGTGCGCGACGCGCTGGTGAACAACGCCACGCCGAACAAGGTCACCAGCCCGGGGACCGGCTCTCCCAACAAGCTGCTGTACACGCTCTTCATCACCGGTGGCGGCGGCAGCGACACCACCCCGCCCACGACGTCCATCACCTCGCCCGCGGGCGGCGCCACGCTGAGCGGCACCGCGAGCCTGAGCGCCAGCGCCACCGACAACGTGGGCGTCTCTCGCGTGGAGTTCTACGCGGGCACCGCGCTGCTGGGCACGGCGACGGCCTCGCCGTACAGCATCTCCTGGAACACGGCGACGGTGGCCAACGGCACCTACGCGCTGACCACGAAGGCGTATGACGCGGCGAACAACGTGGGCACGTCCTCCACGGTGTCCGTGACGGTGAACAACGGCACGGGCAGCTGCTCCATCACCGAGCAGCTCCTCGTCAACGCCGGCTTCGAGAGCGGCAACACGGGCTGGACCACGTCGTCCGGCGTCATCGACGGGACCACGTCCGGCAGCGCGCCGCGCACGGGCACGTACAAGGCCTACATGAACGGCTACGGCACCACGCGCACCGAGTTCGCCTACCAGGACGTCACCATCCCCGCCTCGGCGTGCAGCGCCACGTTCACCTTCTGGGCGCGCATCACCTCGTCCGAGACGACGACCACGACGGCCTACGACAAGCTGGCCGTCCAGGTCCGCAACAGCGCGGGCACGGTGCTGGCCACGCTGGCCACGTACAGCAACCTGGACAAGGGCACGGCCTACGTCCAGCGGACGTTCGACCTGGCCGCGTACAAGGGCCAGACGGTCCGCATCTACTTCAACGGCACGGAGGACTCGTCGCTCGCGACGAGCTTCTTCATCGATGACACGGCGCTGACCGTCGTCCGGTAG
- a CDS encoding TetR/AcrR family transcriptional regulator: MPRTADANAVLREKTRERVLQAAVRLFSRHGFDGTSVRALAQEADIAVGLLYSHFESKEGVLSALMQSSMLDVARTLEAADREPTARGFVTVLLTSAVEMMDAHRDLWRLSQGLRHQPEVLARLKLPFEHFLGATHQRLKAALAARGVQEADIEARVLFALVEGISQQYVQHEGGYPAAAVIRAAARRWPATPSRKRKADTP; encoded by the coding sequence ATGCCTCGTACGGCTGACGCCAATGCAGTCCTCCGGGAGAAGACGCGGGAGCGCGTGCTCCAGGCCGCGGTGCGGCTCTTCTCCCGGCACGGCTTCGACGGGACCAGTGTCCGCGCGCTCGCGCAGGAGGCGGACATCGCCGTGGGGCTGCTCTATTCGCACTTCGAATCGAAGGAGGGGGTGCTCTCCGCGCTGATGCAGTCGTCGATGCTGGACGTCGCGCGGACGCTGGAGGCCGCGGACCGCGAACCCACCGCGCGGGGCTTCGTCACGGTCCTGCTCACGTCCGCCGTGGAGATGATGGACGCGCACCGGGACCTCTGGCGGCTGAGCCAGGGCCTGCGTCACCAGCCGGAGGTGCTGGCGCGGCTGAAGCTGCCGTTTGAGCACTTCCTGGGGGCCACGCACCAGCGGCTGAAAGCGGCACTGGCGGCGCGCGGCGTGCAAGAGGCTGACATTGAAGCGCGGGTGCTCTTCGCCTTGGTGGAGGGCATCTCCCAGCAGTACGTGCAGCACGAAGGCGGCTACCCCGCCGCCGCGGTGATCCGCGCCGCGGCCCGAAGGTGGCCCGCGACTCCATCCCGCAAGCGAAAGGCAGACACCCCATGA
- the tam gene encoding trans-aconitate 2-methyltransferase — MDWSAAQYTRFEDERNRPIRDLLARVPTADVKRAADIGCGPGNSTELLRARFPKAAVTGMDSSPDMLAAARKRLPDVRFDLGDIATWSDPGPYDALLANAVLQWVPDHATLMPVLLHKLAPGGSLAVQMPDNLDEPSHRLMRETASAGPWADALKGAASARTERHDADWYFRTLREAGASTVDVWRTTYFHPLTGGAGAVVEWFKGSGLRPFLEPLDAGEKTDFLGRYQEGIAQAYPALPDGTVLLPFPRLFIVATR, encoded by the coding sequence ATGGACTGGTCAGCCGCGCAGTACACGCGCTTCGAGGACGAACGGAACCGCCCCATCCGGGACCTGCTCGCGCGGGTTCCCACGGCCGACGTGAAGCGCGCGGCGGACATCGGCTGCGGCCCCGGCAACTCCACGGAACTCTTGCGCGCCCGCTTCCCCAAGGCCGCCGTCACCGGAATGGACAGCTCCCCGGACATGCTCGCCGCGGCGCGCAAGCGCCTGCCGGACGTGCGGTTCGACCTGGGAGACATCGCGACCTGGAGCGACCCGGGCCCCTACGACGCCCTCCTGGCGAACGCGGTGCTGCAGTGGGTGCCGGACCACGCGACCTTGATGCCCGTGCTCCTCCACAAGCTGGCGCCGGGTGGAAGCCTCGCGGTGCAGATGCCGGACAACCTGGACGAGCCGTCCCACCGGCTGATGCGGGAGACCGCCAGCGCGGGTCCCTGGGCGGACGCACTGAAGGGAGCCGCGAGCGCCCGGACGGAGCGCCACGATGCCGACTGGTACTTCCGCACGCTGCGCGAGGCCGGAGCCTCCACAGTGGACGTCTGGCGCACGACCTACTTCCACCCGCTGACTGGAGGCGCCGGCGCGGTGGTGGAGTGGTTCAAGGGTTCAGGACTCCGGCCCTTCCTCGAACCACTCGACGCGGGGGAGAAGACAGACTTCCTCGGCCGCTACCAGGAAGGGATTGCCCAGGCGTACCCGGCCCTGCCCGACGGGACGGTCCTGTTGCCCTTCCCCCGGCTGTTCATCGTCGCGACGCGCTAG
- a CDS encoding DUF2917 domain-containing protein, with product MVDPFTLLNPPWLRSLAMRLRGGPAPEDCQERVSLPEGSLWSRRLRGPSRWLVCEEGQVWLTLEGDPHDHVLGAGDTLEVQAGHMVVQALRASRFNLSDCRTGSSREAGTPSPKAWVDSPHGLDYLHR from the coding sequence ATGGTGGACCCTTTCACGTTGCTGAATCCCCCCTGGCTGCGCTCGCTGGCCATGCGCCTGCGAGGAGGCCCGGCACCCGAGGACTGCCAGGAGCGGGTGAGCCTGCCGGAAGGCAGCCTGTGGAGCAGGCGCCTGCGCGGCCCGTCCCGGTGGCTCGTCTGCGAAGAGGGGCAGGTCTGGCTCACGCTCGAAGGCGACCCGCACGACCACGTGCTCGGCGCGGGCGACACGCTGGAGGTGCAGGCGGGGCACATGGTGGTGCAGGCCCTGCGCGCCTCGCGCTTCAACCTGTCCGACTGCCGGACAGGCTCGTCGCGGGAGGCGGGCACGCCGTCGCCCAAGGCTTGGGTTGACAGCCCTCACGGGCTCGACTACCTCCATCGCTGA
- a CDS encoding methionine ABC transporter permease, translated as MGDLPRALGVATLETLYMTSVASVLVALAGLPLGVLLVVTDRGGLWPVPALNRVLGTLVNVGRSIPFIILMVAIVPLTRLVVGTTIGTTAAIVPLVVAAIPFMGRVVEQALREVDAGRVEAAVAMGSTPLRIILRVLLPEALPSLVRGTALVVISLLGYSAMAGAVGGGGLGDLAVKYGYMRFRVDVMWGCLAVLLVLVQLLQWLGERLASRFDHSRSPVLPSDHP; from the coding sequence ATGGGTGACCTGCCAAGAGCGTTGGGCGTGGCCACCCTGGAGACGCTCTACATGACGTCGGTGGCGTCGGTGCTGGTGGCGCTCGCGGGCCTGCCGCTGGGCGTGCTGCTGGTGGTGACGGACCGGGGCGGGCTCTGGCCGGTGCCCGCGCTGAACCGGGTGCTGGGGACGCTCGTGAACGTGGGGCGCTCCATCCCGTTCATCATCCTGATGGTGGCCATCGTCCCGCTCACCCGCCTGGTGGTGGGGACCACCATTGGAACAACGGCGGCCATCGTGCCCCTGGTGGTGGCGGCCATTCCCTTCATGGGCCGTGTGGTGGAGCAGGCCCTGCGGGAAGTGGACGCCGGCCGGGTCGAAGCAGCCGTGGCGATGGGCTCCACGCCCCTGCGCATCATCCTGCGCGTCCTGCTTCCGGAAGCCCTGCCGTCGCTCGTGCGAGGCACGGCGCTCGTGGTCATCAGCCTGCTCGGCTACAGCGCCATGGCGGGCGCGGTCGGCGGCGGCGGCCTGGGCGACCTGGCGGTGAAGTACGGCTACATGCGCTTCCGCGTCGACGTCATGTGGGGATGCCTCGCGGTGCTGCTGGTGCTCGTGCAGCTCCTGCAATGGCTGGGAGAGCGCCTGGCCTCCCGCTTCGACCACTCCCGCTCCCCCGTCCTCCCTTCTGATCACCCCTGA
- a CDS encoding methionine ABC transporter ATP-binding protein → MIELRGVGKVFGQGDRQVTALHDVSLHVAPGEVFGVLGRSGAGKSTLLRCANLLERPTRGEVRVGGQDLLSLSPRELRQARQGIGMIFQHFNLFASRTVEDNVAYPLEVMGLPREAIRARVAELLSLVGLTDKARAYPAQLSGGQKQRVGIARALAPRPRVLLSDEATSALDPETTRSVLGLLKDLQQRLGLTLLLITHQLEVVKALCGSVAVLEGGRLVEQGRVQELLARPESRLRALCFPPLSAREEPPDAGGQRLELSLTDAHARSPLISTLARRFDVDVLLLEGAVERVGESRVGRLLVELRGAPGAVAEARTFLRDQGLTSGEAAHG, encoded by the coding sequence GTGATTGAGCTGCGAGGCGTGGGCAAGGTGTTCGGTCAGGGCGACCGGCAGGTGACGGCCCTGCACGACGTGTCGCTGCACGTCGCTCCGGGAGAGGTGTTCGGCGTGCTGGGGCGCAGCGGCGCCGGCAAGTCCACCCTCCTGCGCTGCGCGAACCTCCTGGAGCGGCCCACGCGCGGCGAGGTGCGGGTGGGGGGACAGGACCTGCTGTCGCTGAGCCCCCGGGAGCTGCGGCAGGCGCGACAGGGCATCGGGATGATCTTCCAGCACTTCAACCTCTTCGCCTCGCGCACGGTGGAGGACAACGTCGCCTATCCGCTGGAGGTGATGGGCCTGCCACGCGAAGCCATCCGCGCGCGCGTGGCGGAGCTGCTGTCCCTGGTGGGACTGACCGACAAAGCACGGGCGTATCCCGCGCAGCTGTCGGGAGGACAGAAGCAACGGGTAGGCATTGCCCGGGCCCTGGCGCCCCGTCCGCGCGTCCTGCTGTCGGATGAGGCCACGTCCGCGTTGGATCCGGAGACGACCCGCTCCGTGCTCGGCCTGCTGAAGGACCTCCAGCAGCGGCTCGGGCTGACGCTGCTGCTCATCACCCACCAGCTGGAGGTGGTGAAGGCCCTGTGCGGTTCTGTGGCCGTGCTGGAAGGCGGCAGGCTCGTCGAGCAGGGACGCGTGCAGGAGCTGCTCGCGCGTCCGGAGTCGCGGCTGCGGGCGCTGTGCTTTCCGCCCCTGTCGGCGCGGGAGGAGCCCCCCGACGCTGGAGGTCAGCGCCTGGAGCTGTCGCTGACGGACGCCCATGCCCGCAGTCCGTTGATCAGCACCCTGGCCCGCCGCTTCGACGTGGACGTCCTGCTGCTGGAGGGCGCGGTGGAGCGCGTGGGCGAGTCACGCGTGGGGCGTCTGCTCGTGGAGCTGCGCGGCGCGCCGGGAGCGGTGGCGGAAGCCCGGACCTTCCTGCGCGACCAGGGCCTGACCTCCGGGGAGGCCGCCCATGGGTGA
- a CDS encoding EamA family transporter has protein sequence MTWWIYALAAAGFAALTAVLGKVGVEGVPSTLATALRTVVVLVFAWTLALARGEGAALPSLSRRTLLFLALSGVATGLSWLAYFRALQLAPASRVAPIDKLSLALTLVLAWGLLGEPMSWKLVVGVGMMVCGALLTLG, from the coding sequence ATGACGTGGTGGATCTACGCCCTGGCCGCCGCGGGTTTCGCCGCGCTGACCGCCGTCCTGGGAAAGGTGGGTGTGGAGGGCGTGCCTTCCACGCTCGCCACCGCCCTGCGCACCGTGGTGGTGCTCGTCTTCGCCTGGACGCTCGCGCTGGCCCGGGGAGAGGGCGCCGCCCTTCCCTCCCTCAGCCGCCGCACGCTCCTCTTCCTCGCGCTCTCCGGCGTGGCCACGGGCCTGTCGTGGCTGGCCTACTTCCGCGCGCTCCAGCTCGCTCCCGCCTCACGGGTGGCGCCCATCGACAAGCTCAGCCTGGCCCTCACGCTCGTCTTGGCGTGGGGCCTGCTGGGAGAGCCCATGTCGTGGAAGCTCGTCGTGGGCGTGGGGATGATGGTCTGCGGCGCGCTGCTGACGCTGGGCTGA